The proteins below are encoded in one region of Flavobacteriales bacterium:
- a CDS encoding electron transfer flavoprotein beta subunit/FixA family protein: MKILVPISKVPDTTSKISFTDGDSKFNEEGIQWIVNPYDEWYALVRALEITEAGGGSVTVISVGDATAEPVIRKALALGAHEAVRVDATATESYQVAKEIAAYAADKGFDMVLLGKETINYNGSEVGGMLAEFMGLPYISLASKLEVSGDTATLDRSIEGGVEVVEVKMPFVASASKGMAEQRIPNMRGIMAARTKPLTVVAASGADAKTAYVKYSLPAPKSAVKLVNPENMDELVRLLHEEAKVI, encoded by the coding sequence ATGAAAATCTTAGTACCTATCAGCAAAGTTCCTGATACTACGTCCAAGATTTCCTTTACCGATGGCGACAGCAAGTTCAACGAGGAGGGAATTCAATGGATCGTTAACCCATACGATGAGTGGTATGCGCTTGTGCGTGCCTTGGAAATTACCGAAGCAGGTGGCGGTTCTGTAACCGTGATCAGCGTTGGCGATGCAACTGCCGAACCTGTGATCAGAAAAGCGTTGGCATTGGGTGCTCACGAAGCGGTGAGAGTGGATGCAACGGCAACCGAATCGTACCAAGTGGCCAAGGAAATTGCGGCTTACGCGGCTGATAAAGGTTTCGACATGGTTCTTCTTGGAAAAGAGACCATCAACTACAATGGTTCTGAGGTTGGCGGTATGCTTGCCGAGTTCATGGGACTTCCTTACATCTCGCTTGCTTCTAAATTGGAAGTAAGTGGAGATACTGCAACGCTTGACCGATCCATTGAAGGCGGTGTTGAAGTAGTGGAAGTAAAAATGCCGTTCGTGGCAAGTGCTTCCAAGGGAATGGCCGAGCAGCGCATCCCGAACATGCGTGGCATTATGGCGGCCCGTACCAAGCCTTTGACGGTTGTTGCTGCAAGCGGTGCAGATGCAAAAACGGCTTATGTGAAGTACAGCCTTCCTGCACCAAAATCGGCTGTAAAGCTGGTGAACCCAGAGAACATGGACGAGTTGGTGAGACTGTTGCACGAAGAGGCAAAGGTCATCTAA